The Spiroplasma citri genome has a segment encoding these proteins:
- the plsX gene encoding phosphate acyltransferase PlsX, producing the protein MSKIAIDMMGTDLGIKPIIDSLKVFMKKYDDVTFVLIGDEKELKSATAAAKLDNTKYEIFATTEVIAMMEGMMEVRRKPNSSMVRGTELLRDQKVDALVSGGSTATFLAACHFIVGEISGVSRPAFMPFIPTVNKGKSVLMLDVGANLENDAQDLVNFAIMASVYAQEIMHNPKPSIAILNIGEEASKGKDYHKEAYKLLANNKKIFFKGNIEPRDITSDVVDIVVTDGFTGNIALKTLEGMAKNLMGVIKQELTKNFYRKLKAFSLRKAFRGVRETFDYRNNAAALVLGLKAIAVKTHGSSDAKSWISTLELTRTAVVNDFVQKMTVKLLKGD; encoded by the coding sequence ATGAGTAAAATTGCAATTGATATGATGGGTACTGATTTAGGCATTAAACCAATTATTGACTCTTTGAAAGTTTTTATGAAGAAATATGACGATGTTACTTTTGTCTTAATCGGAGATGAGAAGGAACTGAAGTCTGCCACAGCAGCAGCAAAATTAGATAATACAAAATATGAAATTTTTGCTACAACAGAAGTAATTGCAATGATGGAAGGTATGATGGAAGTTCGTCGTAAGCCAAATAGTTCAATGGTTCGTGGAACTGAATTACTGCGTGATCAAAAAGTAGATGCCTTGGTATCCGGTGGTTCAACAGCGACGTTTTTAGCGGCGTGTCATTTTATTGTGGGGGAAATTTCGGGAGTTTCACGGCCAGCTTTTATGCCTTTTATTCCAACAGTTAACAAAGGGAAGTCTGTTTTAATGTTGGATGTTGGTGCTAATTTAGAAAATGATGCCCAAGATCTTGTTAATTTTGCAATTATGGCTAGTGTTTATGCGCAAGAAATTATGCATAATCCAAAACCAAGCATAGCAATCTTAAATATTGGTGAAGAAGCATCAAAAGGAAAAGATTATCATAAAGAAGCTTATAAATTATTAGCAAATAATAAAAAAATTTTTTTTAAAGGAAATATTGAACCACGTGATATTACTAGTGATGTTGTTGACATTGTTGTAACAGATGGTTTTACTGGAAATATTGCGCTAAAAACGTTGGAAGGAATGGCAAAGAATTTAATGGGTGTTATTAAACAAGAATTAACAAAGAATTTTTATCGAAAATTAAAAGCTTTTTCTTTGCGAAAAGCTTTTCGGGGAGTTCGTGAAACCTTTGATTATCGAAATAATGCAGCAGCATTAGTCTTAGGGTTAAAAGCAATTGCTGTTAAAACTCATGGCAGTAGTGATGCAAAATCATGAATTAGTACTTTAGAATT
- a CDS encoding polyribonucleotide nucleotidyltransferase, translating to MAKQVFKKIINNQELIVEHGQLAKQASGSVLVRYGDTVVLVTATVNNKLSEVDFFPLTVVFQEKLYSVGKIPGGFLKREGKPSEYGILSARVIDRALRPLFSENFRNEVQIVINVLAVDNDNDVRMVSLFAASLALSISKIPFAGPVAGALVTVDQKNNIIINPTLEQINDGQMELIVAGTDEAINMVEAGAKEVSENLMLQAILAGHDVIQQLIAFQHEIIAKVGVPKMEVELFQVRPEIITYVNNNYAKDLITAARIKEKTKRYETIEHLIEQAIKNYPMPVSLSEKEQKQLTVELKTALHNIIRQEVRRQILIDKTRLDGRKLDQIRPLSSEIDILPVVHGSALFTRGETQVLSVVTLGALGENQIIDGITDEESKRFMHHYNFPAFSVGETGRMGPPSRREIGHGALGEKVLLQIIPSEKVFPYTIRIVSEVLESNGSTSQASICAATLALMAAGVPITAPVVGIAMGLIKEKNNYTILTDIQGMEDHLGDMDFKVAGTATGICALQMDIKIVGINKAILQEALKAAKKARLTILDNVLATISAPRTHLAPTAPKMKTFMIPVDKIREVIGPGGKMITAIIEKSDDVKIDIEDDGQVTIYHKETTAIEKAYQLIKAIAMPVVVGEKIIGPVVKIEKFGVFVHLKENLDGLIHISKLAKQHVEKAEDIVQLNDIVKVKVIEIDGKGKIKLQLIEILPKK from the coding sequence ATGGCAAAACAAGTATTTAAAAAAATAATAAATAATCAGGAACTAATTGTTGAACATGGTCAATTAGCAAAACAAGCAAGTGGCTCAGTTTTAGTCCGTTATGGTGACACGGTTGTTTTAGTAACAGCAACAGTTAATAACAAACTTAGTGAAGTTGATTTTTTTCCTTTAACTGTTGTTTTTCAAGAAAAATTATATTCAGTGGGAAAAATCCCGGGGGGATTTTTAAAACGAGAAGGGAAACCATCTGAATATGGGATCTTATCAGCACGAGTAATTGATCGTGCTTTACGACCATTATTTTCAGAAAATTTTCGGAATGAAGTTCAAATTGTTATTAATGTTCTTGCTGTTGATAATGACAATGATGTACGAATGGTTAGTTTATTTGCTGCATCATTAGCACTTAGCATTTCTAAAATTCCATTTGCTGGTCCAGTAGCGGGTGCATTAGTAACTGTTGATCAAAAAAATAATATTATTATTAATCCAACATTAGAACAAATTAATGATGGTCAAATGGAATTAATTGTTGCAGGAACTGATGAAGCAATTAATATGGTTGAAGCGGGGGCAAAAGAAGTTTCAGAAAATTTAATGTTACAAGCAATTTTAGCAGGCCATGATGTTATTCAGCAATTAATTGCTTTTCAGCATGAAATTATTGCTAAAGTTGGAGTTCCTAAAATGGAAGTTGAGTTGTTTCAGGTCCGACCTGAAATTATTACTTATGTTAATAATAATTATGCGAAAGATTTAATTACAGCTGCTCGAATTAAAGAAAAAACAAAACGTTATGAAACAATTGAACATTTAATTGAACAAGCAATTAAAAATTATCCTATGCCAGTTTCACTTTCAGAAAAAGAACAGAAACAATTGACAGTAGAATTAAAAACAGCCTTACATAATATTATTCGCCAAGAAGTGCGCCGTCAAATTTTAATTGATAAAACGCGTTTAGATGGACGAAAATTAGATCAAATTCGACCATTAAGTAGTGAAATTGATATTTTACCAGTTGTTCATGGGAGTGCTTTGTTTACTAGGGGTGAAACGCAAGTTTTATCAGTTGTAACATTAGGGGCGTTAGGTGAAAACCAAATTATTGATGGAATTACCGATGAAGAAAGTAAACGTTTTATGCATCATTATAACTTTCCAGCATTTTCAGTTGGTGAAACTGGGCGGATGGGTCCTCCTTCACGGCGAGAAATTGGGCATGGGGCATTAGGTGAAAAAGTATTATTACAAATTATTCCTAGTGAAAAAGTGTTTCCATATACAATTCGCATTGTTTCTGAAGTTTTAGAATCAAATGGTAGTACTTCACAAGCATCAATTTGTGCTGCCACATTAGCGCTAATGGCTGCTGGGGTGCCAATTACAGCTCCAGTAGTTGGGATTGCAATGGGTTTAATTAAAGAAAAAAATAACTATACTATTTTAACTGATATTCAAGGTATGGAAGATCATCTCGGTGATATGGACTTTAAAGTAGCCGGAACGGCAACGGGAATTTGTGCTTTACAAATGGATATTAAAATTGTTGGAATTAACAAAGCAATTCTCCAAGAAGCTTTAAAAGCAGCAAAAAAAGCACGGCTAACAATTTTAGATAATGTTTTGGCAACTATTTCTGCACCACGAACACATTTAGCACCAACAGCACCAAAAATGAAAACATTTATGATTCCTGTTGATAAGATTCGTGAAGTTATTGGTCCAGGTGGGAAGATGATTACGGCTATTATTGAAAAATCAGATGATGTTAAAATTGATATTGAGGATGATGGTCAAGTGACAATTTATCATAAAGAAACAACGGCGATTGAAAAAGCATATCAATTAATTAAAGCAATTGCAATGCCAGTTGTTGTTGGAGAAAAAATAATTGGACCAGTTGTTAAAATTGAAAAATTTGGTGTCTTTGTTCATTTAAAAGAAAATCTTGATGGTTTAATTCATATTTCTAAATTAGCTAAACAACATGTTGAAAAAGCAGAAGATATTGTTCAATTGAATGATATTGTTAAAGTTAAAGTGATAGAAATTGATGGGAAAGGAAAAATTAAGTTACAATTAATTGAAATATTACCTAAAAAGTAA
- a CDS encoding rhodanese-like domain-containing protein, with protein sequence MNQKAVYMNNEIFETQKDHALLLDVRTNVEFKALRQIPNSINVYIFDLLQDPPRYLSDKNQLIITLCNGGNRSSETALELRQLGYHNAYVLTTGIYGFYRWKEQKTKK encoded by the coding sequence ATGAATCAAAAAGCAGTCTATATGAATAATGAAATCTTTGAAACACAAAAAGATCATGCTTTATTATTAGATGTACGCACTAATGTTGAATTTAAAGCGTTACGACAAATTCCAAATTCAATCAATGTTTATATTTTTGATTTGCTCCAAGATCCACCTCGTTATTTATCAGACAAAAACCAATTAATTATTACATTATGCAATGGTGGTAATCGTAGTAGTGAAACAGCCTTAGAGCTACGACAATTAGGATATCATAATGCTTATGTTTTAACAACCGGAATTTATGGTTTTTATCGTTGAAAAGAACAAAAAACAAAAAAATAA
- the dnaJ gene encoding molecular chaperone DnaJ encodes MGKRDYYEVLGVNRNATDDEIKRAFRQLAKKYHPDVSKEKDAEAKFKEINEAYEVLSVPNKRRNYDQFGHAGTDPNGFGGFSHGFSSTGDFEDIFSGGFGGFGDIFENFFGGGKKRRGFSNQPIKGENIAARVTLTLKEQMFGKKINLDLNIDKKCEMCDGTGAKDPKKDIHTCTTCDGYGYVNLEQRSLFGVIQSQQPCPDCKGRGKVITNKCSKCKGQGNYRGKETVEIDLPKSIYENQQLRIQEKGNYGLNNGRRGDIYLEISVKPNKYFKRVNDNLHLNLPVSYLDALLGAEVKVPTFDEDVYLKLPPNTKTNSIFNIPNHGFFKSPTSTKRGDLIVNVIVTIPTKLSPEEKTILQKLRNNSSFKITDDFYEDL; translated from the coding sequence TGCCACTGATGATGAAATTAAACGTGCTTTTCGACAATTAGCAAAAAAATATCACCCTGATGTTTCAAAAGAAAAAGATGCCGAAGCAAAGTTTAAGGAAATTAATGAAGCTTATGAAGTTTTATCTGTTCCAAATAAACGCCGTAATTATGATCAGTTTGGTCATGCTGGAACTGACCCTAACGGCTTTGGTGGCTTTAGTCATGGTTTTAGTAGTACTGGAGATTTTGAAGATATTTTCTCTGGTGGCTTTGGTGGCTTTGGTGATATTTTTGAAAATTTTTTTGGTGGTGGTAAAAAACGCCGTGGTTTTAGTAATCAGCCAATTAAAGGGGAAAATATTGCTGCCCGTGTCACATTAACGTTAAAAGAACAAATGTTTGGGAAAAAAATAAACTTAGATTTAAATATTGATAAAAAATGTGAAATGTGTGATGGAACCGGGGCAAAAGACCCTAAAAAAGATATTCATACTTGTACAACTTGTGATGGGTATGGTTATGTTAACCTAGAACAACGTAGTCTTTTTGGTGTGATTCAATCACAACAACCATGTCCTGACTGTAAAGGGCGAGGAAAAGTAATTACCAATAAATGTTCAAAATGTAAAGGGCAAGGAAATTATCGAGGTAAAGAAACAGTAGAAATTGATTTACCAAAATCAATTTATGAAAATCAACAATTACGAATTCAAGAAAAAGGAAACTACGGTTTAAATAATGGCCGACGAGGGGATATTTATTTAGAAATTTCAGTAAAACCAAATAAATATTTTAAACGAGTTAATGATAACCTTCATTTAAATTTACCAGTATCTTATTTAGATGCTTTACTAGGAGCTGAAGTTAAAGTTCCAACTTTTGATGAGGATGTTTATTTGAAATTACCACCAAATACAAAAACAAATAGTATTTTTAATATTCCAAATCATGGGTTTTTCAAGTCACCAACATCAACCAAACGGGGAGACTTAATTGTTAATGTGATTGTAACAATTCCAACAAAATTATCGCCAGAAGAAAAAACAATTTTACAAAAGTTAAGAAATAATAGTTCGTTTAAAATTACTGATGATTTTTATGAAGATTTATAA